From Flavobacterium alkalisoli, the proteins below share one genomic window:
- the coaE gene encoding dephospho-CoA kinase (Dephospho-CoA kinase (CoaE) performs the final step in coenzyme A biosynthesis.), with product MGTKIIGLTGGIGSGKSTMANYFESLGVPVYIADEEAKKILYLPEAVNEVRKVFGEEVFTEQIPDRAKLAKVVFNDPDKLKQLNEIIHPKVRDHFTNWVKLHKSQNFVIKEAAILFESGSYKNCNKVILVTAPKDLRIKRVMERDKVTKEQVLERMSNQWDEKKKEELSDYIIYNTDLEAAKNKAKEIFLELNKM from the coding sequence ATGGGTACAAAAATTATTGGTTTAACGGGAGGTATAGGCAGCGGTAAAAGCACCATGGCAAACTATTTTGAGTCGTTGGGTGTCCCTGTTTATATAGCCGATGAAGAGGCCAAAAAAATATTGTATCTGCCGGAGGCAGTAAATGAGGTAAGGAAAGTTTTTGGTGAAGAAGTGTTTACGGAACAAATACCTGACAGGGCTAAACTAGCTAAAGTGGTGTTTAATGACCCTGATAAACTAAAACAGCTAAACGAAATAATACATCCTAAAGTAAGAGATCATTTTACAAACTGGGTAAAATTGCATAAATCGCAAAATTTTGTGATAAAAGAGGCAGCCATATTGTTTGAAAGTGGCAGCTATAAAAACTGCAACAAGGTAATACTGGTAACTGCCCCAAAAGACCTGAGGATTAAGCGTGTTATGGAGCGGGATAAAGTGACAAAAGAGCAGGTTTTGGAACGCATGTCAAACCAATGGGATGAAAAAAAGAAAGAAGAATTAAGTGATTATATAATATACAATACAGATCTTGAAGCTGCGAAAAATAAGGCGAAAGAGATATTTTTAGAATTGAATAAAATGTAA
- a CDS encoding sensor histidine kinase gives MNKTRFRLLVFFMSLSLIGIILVQLYWINLSLKINNEQFKFNVQIILNRVAEKLRTEEELRFNNLYYHIKDSVGHRPTKADFANYMYKGDLKEHQNIVYSDYLSQSYKEELEFFDKNEPDEKDSSLTEISEQNGMTIDEYKLSVENARREDAAREKRHIKYLFDYYNTERPIESRISEEYFLKTLRSDFRDNMVDSENKVDIDFEYAIYKRGLATKMRSKNFSYDPNLSYTASLFPDKDDDRSENFYRLMVSFPSKKQYILSKILGITMLSVIFTLIIIIAYLSAINQLIKQKQISEIKTDFINNMTHEFKTPIATINLALDAIKNPKILGDTEKVQRYLQMIREENKRMHSQVENVLQISKLDRKELDITKDQANIHDIIEDAIEHVHLIIEAREGHLTRHFHATRTTTLLNDVHFTNVLVNILDNAIKYSEGEPEIDVYTENVKDFILIKISDKGLGMSKTTQKRIFEKFFREHTGDLHNVKGHGLGLAYVKRIIDDHNCNIYVESEKGKGSTFIIKMPLIN, from the coding sequence ATGAATAAAACAAGATTCCGGTTATTGGTGTTCTTTATGAGCCTATCGCTTATAGGTATCATTTTAGTTCAGCTATACTGGATTAACTTATCATTAAAAATAAACAATGAGCAGTTTAAGTTTAATGTTCAGATAATACTTAACAGGGTTGCCGAAAAATTAAGGACTGAAGAAGAACTAAGGTTTAATAATCTATATTACCATATAAAAGACAGTGTAGGGCACAGGCCTACTAAAGCCGATTTTGCCAACTACATGTATAAGGGCGATTTAAAGGAGCATCAAAACATAGTTTACTCTGATTATTTGTCGCAATCTTACAAGGAAGAATTAGAGTTCTTTGATAAAAATGAGCCGGATGAAAAAGATAGTTCATTAACAGAAATTTCTGAGCAAAATGGCATGACTATTGATGAGTATAAGCTTTCTGTTGAGAATGCCAGAAGGGAAGATGCTGCAAGAGAAAAAAGGCACATAAAGTACCTTTTTGACTATTATAATACAGAAAGGCCTATTGAAAGCAGGATATCTGAGGAGTATTTTTTAAAGACACTAAGGTCCGATTTTAGGGATAATATGGTAGATTCGGAAAATAAGGTTGACATAGATTTTGAATATGCTATATATAAAAGGGGATTAGCGACTAAAATGAGGTCTAAAAATTTTAGTTATGACCCTAATCTTAGCTATACCGCATCATTATTTCCAGATAAAGATGATGATAGGTCAGAGAATTTTTACAGGCTAATGGTTAGTTTCCCATCTAAGAAGCAGTATATACTCTCTAAGATTTTAGGCATAACCATGCTTTCGGTAATATTTACGCTCATTATAATTATTGCATATTTAAGCGCCATAAACCAGCTTATTAAACAAAAGCAGATTTCGGAAATAAAAACCGATTTCATAAACAATATGACGCATGAGTTTAAAACGCCTATTGCAACCATAAACCTTGCACTGGACGCTATTAAGAATCCTAAGATACTTGGGGATACCGAAAAAGTACAACGGTACCTCCAAATGATACGGGAGGAAAATAAACGGATGCACTCTCAGGTAGAGAATGTATTGCAGATATCTAAACTGGATAGAAAGGAACTGGACATTACAAAAGACCAGGCCAACATACACGATATTATTGAAGACGCTATAGAGCACGTTCATTTAATTATTGAAGCAAGGGAAGGACATTTAACACGTCACTTTCATGCAACAAGGACAACGACATTGTTAAACGATGTGCATTTTACTAACGTATTGGTCAACATACTTGACAATGCAATCAAATACTCTGAAGGTGAGCCTGAAATAGATGTATATACCGAGAACGTTAAAGATTTTATTCTGATTAAGATCAGCGACAAAGGCTTGGGGATGTCTAAAACAACTCAAAAACGAATTTTTGAGAAGTTTTTCAGGGAACATACAGGGGACTTACATAATGTGAAAGGGCACGGGCTTGGATTGGCCTATGTAAAAAGGATTATAGACGATCACAACTGTAACATTTATGTAGAGAGCGAGAAAGGAAAAGGAAGTACGTTTATAATTAAAATGCCACTAATAAATTAA
- a CDS encoding response regulator transcription factor, with amino-acid sequence MEETHKKILLVEDDPNFGAVLKDYLSINDFEVTLAKNGMEGFEKFKKDNFDLCILDVMMPYKDGYTLAREIREKNKEVPIIFLTAKSMKEDVLKGYKVGADDYLNKPFDSEVLLMKIKAIIQRKASETKTDNAKFEFQIGRFHLNSKLRFLTFDNEEPIKLSPKENELLKMLALHENDLMPRELALTKIWRDDNYFTSRSMDVYIAKLRKYLKPDEDVEILNIHGEGFRLVVKNKVEEK; translated from the coding sequence ATGGAAGAAACACACAAAAAAATTCTTTTAGTAGAAGACGATCCAAACTTTGGAGCGGTTTTAAAAGATTACCTGTCAATTAATGACTTCGAGGTTACTCTTGCCAAAAACGGTATGGAAGGCTTTGAAAAATTTAAGAAGGACAATTTTGATCTTTGTATTCTTGATGTGATGATGCCTTATAAAGATGGTTATACTCTAGCCAGAGAAATCAGGGAAAAAAATAAGGAAGTGCCTATTATTTTCCTTACGGCAAAATCTATGAAAGAAGATGTGCTTAAAGGTTATAAGGTAGGAGCAGACGATTACCTTAACAAACCTTTTGACAGTGAAGTACTGCTTATGAAGATTAAGGCAATCATCCAGAGAAAAGCTTCTGAAACTAAAACGGATAATGCTAAGTTTGAGTTCCAGATTGGTAGATTCCACCTTAACTCTAAGCTACGTTTCTTAACTTTTGATAATGAAGAGCCAATAAAACTTTCCCCAAAAGAAAACGAGCTTTTAAAAATGCTTGCGCTTCATGAAAATGATTTAATGCCAAGAGAGCTTGCACTTACTAAGATTTGGAGAGATGATAACTACTTTACCTCTCGTAGTATGGACGTGTATATTGCTAAACTTAGAAAATACCTTAAACCGGATGAGGATGTTGAAATCCTTAATATACACGGAGAAGGTTTCCGTTTAGTAGTAAAAAATAAAGTAGAGGAGAAATAA
- a CDS encoding acyl-[acyl-carrier-protein] thioesterase — MPISPQFTSVFSQDWEVNFLQCLPSGHLKHTELCNLMQLTAGAHAELGGMSFTDMQQHDQAWVLSRMRVEVDELPKWRDTVTIKTWILDLQGSRSIRALEMYIGDKKVAGALTYWAVFNTKLRKSEALALPHEHFEKYPDRMPTKESFKKVEVTRESEIAAERTVLLSDLDIVFHANNVKYLEWCLDAVDFKPLLKQQLKSFDMNYLRELKMGDKITLKKGQQENQTYFTVEKEDKPSFALELNWV; from the coding sequence ATGCCAATATCTCCACAATTTACATCGGTTTTTTCTCAGGACTGGGAAGTAAACTTTTTACAGTGCCTGCCAAGCGGACATTTAAAGCATACCGAACTTTGTAACCTTATGCAGCTTACAGCCGGCGCACATGCCGAGTTGGGCGGAATGAGCTTTACCGATATGCAGCAACATGACCAGGCATGGGTATTAAGCCGTATGAGGGTTGAAGTGGATGAACTCCCTAAATGGCGGGATACTGTTACCATTAAAACATGGATTTTAGACTTACAGGGTTCCCGTTCTATAAGGGCATTGGAAATGTATATAGGCGACAAGAAAGTGGCAGGTGCCTTAACCTATTGGGCGGTGTTTAATACCAAACTGAGAAAATCGGAAGCACTGGCATTGCCACACGAACATTTTGAAAAGTATCCTGACAGGATGCCGACTAAAGAATCGTTTAAAAAAGTGGAGGTAACAAGAGAAAGTGAAATTGCTGCCGAAAGGACAGTACTGCTTTCTGACCTTGATATTGTATTTCATGCCAATAATGTAAAATACCTGGAATGGTGCCTTGATGCCGTTGATTTTAAGCCTTTGCTAAAGCAACAGCTTAAAAGCTTTGACATGAATTACCTTAGGGAATTAAAGATGGGTGATAAGATTACCCTTAAAAAAGGGCAACAGGAAAATCAAACCTATTTTACTGTAGAAAAAGAAGACAAGCCAAGTTTTGCGCTGGAGCTAAACTGGGTATAA
- the miaA gene encoding tRNA (adenosine(37)-N6)-dimethylallyltransferase MiaA → MTNNKKYIITVIGPTAIGKTAMAIELAKHFNCEILSADSRQFFKEMNIGTAVPSEEELAAAPHHFIHNISVFEDYTVGDFERDAIEKLDELYKTNDFAVLVGGSGLYIDAVLKGFDDFPDIDPAIRQEIIDTYEKSGISWLQQELEKRDPVHYANVAKENPQRMMRALEVCIASGKPYSSFLNIKKNSRRFTPIIIGLDAQRELMYNRINMRVDIMVNNGLIEEAKALYPHKKLNALQTVGYRELFSYFDGEFTKDFAIEEIKKNTRRFAKRQMTWFKRTDGTKWFDFKTSPQEIINYIENTL, encoded by the coding sequence ATGACCAATAATAAAAAATATATTATTACCGTAATAGGCCCTACCGCTATTGGCAAAACCGCTATGGCTATAGAGCTTGCCAAACATTTTAACTGCGAGATACTTTCGGCAGACAGTAGGCAGTTTTTCAAGGAAATGAATATTGGTACCGCTGTACCAAGTGAAGAAGAACTGGCTGCTGCACCCCATCATTTCATTCACAACATAAGCGTTTTTGAAGACTATACTGTAGGCGATTTTGAACGCGATGCCATAGAAAAGCTTGACGAGCTTTATAAAACCAACGATTTTGCAGTTTTGGTAGGCGGATCGGGATTATACATAGATGCCGTTTTAAAGGGCTTTGATGATTTTCCGGATATAGACCCCGCCATACGACAGGAGATTATAGACACCTACGAAAAGAGCGGAATAAGCTGGCTTCAACAGGAACTAGAAAAAAGAGACCCTGTGCATTATGCAAATGTAGCTAAGGAAAATCCGCAACGCATGATGCGTGCCCTTGAGGTATGTATTGCTTCGGGCAAACCCTACTCCTCTTTCCTTAACATCAAAAAGAACAGCAGGCGCTTTACCCCTATTATAATCGGGCTAGATGCCCAAAGGGAACTAATGTACAACCGCATCAATATGCGCGTGGATATAATGGTAAACAATGGCCTTATTGAAGAGGCTAAAGCATTGTACCCGCATAAAAAGTTAAATGCATTACAAACCGTAGGATATCGTGAATTATTCAGTTACTTTGATGGTGAGTTCACTAAAGACTTTGCCATAGAGGAAATAAAAAAGAACACACGCCGCTTTGCTAAAAGGCAGATGACCTGGTTTAAGCGTACCGATGGCACTAAATGGTTTGATTTTAAAACCTCTCCGCAGGAAATTATTAATTACATAGAAAACACATTATAA
- a CDS encoding ion transporter encodes MKNGIIPEKSRQKLHEVIYEADTPAGKFFDLALLVVIIISIVAVMLESVASIRLVYGKELAIAEWVITILFSIEYISRIIAVKKPLSYILSFYGIIDLLSTLPKYVDILIPGLSLSFLLSIRALRLLRVFRILKLVHFVGASNQLLIALKKSRAKIAVFLFAVIILCIILGTIMYMIEGPESGFTNIPVSIYWTIVTLTTVGFGDITPITPLGQFVSVIIMIMGYGIIAVPTGLVTAQFMQERNDVNNTQRCPNCNADHHKDNASYCYNCGYHLQKRRNDQ; translated from the coding sequence TTGAAAAACGGCATTATTCCAGAAAAATCCAGGCAAAAGCTGCATGAAGTAATTTATGAGGCCGATACCCCCGCGGGTAAGTTTTTTGACCTTGCCTTACTGGTAGTTATCATCATAAGTATTGTTGCCGTTATGCTGGAAAGCGTAGCATCTATACGACTGGTTTACGGAAAAGAACTTGCCATTGCAGAGTGGGTAATAACTATACTTTTTAGTATAGAATACATTTCGCGTATTATAGCTGTAAAAAAACCCTTATCCTATATATTAAGCTTTTACGGTATAATAGACCTCCTTTCAACATTACCAAAATATGTAGACATACTTATACCTGGGCTATCATTAAGCTTCCTTCTATCTATAAGAGCATTACGATTACTTCGTGTTTTCAGGATACTAAAACTGGTACATTTTGTTGGTGCTTCAAACCAGCTACTCATAGCGCTAAAAAAGAGCAGGGCAAAAATTGCGGTATTTCTGTTTGCAGTAATCATATTATGTATAATTCTGGGTACAATAATGTATATGATTGAAGGTCCGGAGAGTGGCTTTACAAATATACCTGTCAGTATTTACTGGACGATAGTTACCCTTACTACTGTAGGCTTTGGAGACATTACACCAATTACACCTTTAGGGCAGTTTGTATCTGTTATAATTATGATAATGGGCTACGGAATTATAGCCGTACCTACCGGGCTTGTTACAGCTCAGTTTATGCAGGAACGCAACGATGTAAATAACACACAGCGATGCCCTAACTGTAATGCCGATCATCATAAAGACAATGCCAGTTATTGCTACAATTGTGGCTATCATTTACAAAAAAGAAGGAATGACCAATAA